The DNA window GATGAAGATATTTTTTAGTAAAAAACTGATTATCTTCAAGTAAAGGAGTAGGAAAATTATTTTCTTGATCGCTATCAAAATAATTGGCAAATATTTCTCCGGAACTTTCATAAATACAGGCAGCGGATATATCACTATTTGCTTTTAAAGCTGATATAGTTTCATAAGCTGCTTTGGAATCATTAAAATAAATAGCTGCTTTGCTATTAGACACAATTACATCTGCGAGCACTGAAATTTCATAAACAATTCTCTTACGAAAAGATGTAATATCGCTTATAATGAATACAGATGACGCAAGTAACAAAACTATTAAACTTGTGCCGACAATTATAAACGACAATTTAGATTTTATTGATTTTTTATAATTTAACTTCATTATTTTACTTTATGATTTTAGCTAAACGCAATAAATGGGAACTGATTTTAATTCCAGCTTTGTTTGCTGTGTCTGGAGCTATCTCAAAACCAATAGTTCCGTCTTTATGGATAAAATTTATCATTCCTCCAAATCGGCAAAATTCTTCAACTTCACTTATAGTTAAAATAGGTTTATCTTTAATATAATCAAATATTAAAGGTAAATGTTCTTTTTCAGATGAGCTTATAAATAATATATTACATTGGGAAGCGTCATATATATCAGCTAATTTTTGTACATTGAATTTTTTATTTTGCACTGTCTTTCCAATGAAAGTATCAAATATT is part of the Desulfobacterales bacterium genome and encodes:
- a CDS encoding YfiR family protein, whose protein sequence is MEGWKKSVFFIFIIVISLCASKICFSQFAASEDQIKATLIYKFMSYIEWPSDSDPDSLSLCILGDNPFNGIFDTFIGKTVQNKKFNVQKLADIYDASQCNILFISSSEKEHLPLIFDYIKDKPILTISEVEEFCRFGGMINFIHKDGTIGFEIAPDTANKAGIKISSHLLRLAKIIK